One Tomitella gaofuii DNA segment encodes these proteins:
- a CDS encoding ABC transporter substrate-binding protein — MAVALFASAALLAGCSSSGDSGSGGEGSSSGGGSGDITKAGVIGDQPEAGEPVSGGTLSFAGFSMPSSLDPTKTQPAGSTGGTEMANIYDLLVRYDADKQQYVPQLAKSLTESDDHLTWTIGLRDGVTFSDGTPLDAQAVVDSMNRFTKNRGANSQQFQAGVKSIEATDPQTVTVTLNAPWREFPAVLTFGYGMILAPAAYADPNNFKPIGAGPYTVANFAPAESLELTPREDYWDGKPYLDSLKFVNIAGGQPRIQAMDSGGVQMTFLRSPEWVSAAEAKYPGFYEPLNVNDVLQINNREGHPGADPNIRKAIALALDPDVINQRAFGGDGHPTTKIFAEWSKWHNDVPAFTQDTAQAKQLVDAAKAGGFDGNLTYVSVNSPVSQAIATSTQAMLNAVGFNVDVQYTATITDMVKRLYVDHDFGITYSSYSISDAVPFMRLDSALRSDSSNNILGYDSPEMDKLLDTAQHATTEDAEKAALKAIEQKIHDDVPFVSLGWGANFVAWKPNVYGAMPSNDGIMLLGNTWIKK; from the coding sequence GTGGCAGTGGCACTGTTCGCCAGCGCCGCGCTGCTCGCCGGCTGTTCCAGCAGCGGTGACTCCGGGTCCGGAGGCGAGGGATCAAGCTCCGGAGGCGGCTCCGGCGACATCACGAAGGCCGGTGTGATCGGCGATCAGCCGGAGGCGGGCGAACCGGTCAGCGGCGGCACGCTGAGCTTCGCCGGGTTCTCGATGCCGTCGAGCCTGGACCCCACCAAGACCCAGCCCGCCGGCTCCACCGGCGGCACCGAGATGGCCAACATCTACGACCTGCTCGTGCGCTACGACGCCGACAAGCAGCAGTACGTGCCGCAGCTCGCGAAGTCGCTCACCGAAAGCGACGACCACCTCACCTGGACCATCGGCCTGCGCGACGGCGTGACCTTCTCCGACGGCACCCCGCTCGACGCCCAGGCCGTCGTCGACAGCATGAACCGGTTCACGAAGAACCGCGGCGCCAACAGCCAACAGTTCCAGGCCGGCGTCAAGAGCATCGAGGCCACCGACCCGCAGACCGTCACGGTCACCCTCAACGCGCCGTGGAGGGAGTTCCCCGCGGTCCTCACCTTCGGCTACGGCATGATCCTCGCCCCCGCCGCCTACGCGGACCCGAACAACTTCAAGCCCATCGGCGCCGGGCCGTACACCGTCGCCAACTTCGCGCCGGCCGAGTCGCTCGAGCTCACGCCGCGCGAGGACTACTGGGACGGCAAGCCGTACCTGGACAGCCTCAAGTTCGTCAACATCGCCGGCGGCCAGCCGCGCATCCAGGCGATGGACTCCGGCGGCGTCCAGATGACGTTCCTGCGTTCGCCGGAGTGGGTGAGCGCCGCCGAGGCGAAGTACCCGGGCTTCTACGAACCGCTGAACGTCAACGACGTCCTGCAGATCAACAACCGTGAGGGCCACCCGGGCGCGGATCCGAACATCCGCAAGGCCATCGCGCTGGCTCTGGACCCCGACGTGATCAACCAGCGGGCCTTCGGCGGCGACGGCCACCCGACCACCAAGATCTTCGCCGAGTGGTCCAAGTGGCACAACGACGTGCCCGCGTTCACGCAGGACACCGCGCAGGCCAAGCAGCTCGTCGACGCCGCCAAGGCGGGCGGGTTCGACGGCAACCTCACCTACGTGAGCGTCAACAGCCCCGTCTCGCAGGCCATCGCCACCTCCACCCAGGCGATGCTCAACGCGGTGGGCTTCAACGTGGACGTCCAGTACACCGCCACGATCACCGACATGGTCAAGCGCCTCTACGTCGACCACGACTTCGGCATCACCTACTCGTCGTACAGCATTTCCGACGCGGTGCCGTTCATGCGCCTGGACTCCGCGCTGCGCAGCGACTCGTCCAACAACATCCTCGGCTACGACAGCCCCGAGATGGACAAGCTGCTCGACACCGCGCAGCACGCCACCACCGAGGACGCGGAAAAGGCGGCGCTGAAGGCGATCGAGCAGAAGATCCACGACGATGTGCCGTTCGTGAGCCTCGGCTGGGGCGCGAACTTCGTCGCCTGGAAGCCGAACGTGTACGGCGCGATGCCCAGCAACGACGGCATCATGCTGCTGGGCAACACCTGGATCAAAAAGTGA
- a CDS encoding DEAD/DEAH box helicase: MTVTTAPAVAREDSAGAPPQSFAALGVPAALVDALTAAGITSPFPIQTDTLPDTLAGRDVLGRGKTGSGKTLAFSIPMAARLALGGTRTKPGRPRGLILAPTRELATQITDTLQPLASAAGLRVTTIFGGVKQGRQVDALRSGVDIVVACPGRLEDLMRQGHVNLGSVEISVLDEADHMADLGFLPGVTRILSATDPSGQRLLFSATLDNGVDKLVKRFMHKPTHHSVDPAESPVVAMTHHVYEVAGADAKKELVRYLASGTGRRILFLRTKHQAKKLAKQLTASGVPAVDLHGNLSQNARDRNLAAFTTGDVRVLVATDIAARGVHVDEVELVVHVDPPAEHKAYLHRSGRTARAGHSGDVVTVVLPEQRRDVAQLLRKARITAKPQPVSASSAAVVELVGEVAPYREPAAPVAPQNPAQNSSAGRAAGSRPGGRRRSGARSTSGRGASARTARGGAGRSGEQTAARQGQGRPRQGQSPSRQGQGPSRQGQGRRRATRASGRPQG; this comes from the coding sequence ATGACCGTCACCACCGCACCCGCAGTTGCGCGGGAGGACTCCGCGGGCGCCCCGCCGCAGTCCTTCGCCGCCCTCGGCGTGCCCGCGGCACTCGTCGACGCCCTCACCGCCGCCGGGATCACGAGTCCGTTCCCCATCCAGACGGACACGCTCCCCGACACCCTCGCCGGCCGAGACGTGCTGGGGCGCGGCAAGACCGGCAGCGGCAAGACCCTCGCCTTCTCCATCCCGATGGCCGCGCGGTTGGCGCTCGGCGGCACCCGCACGAAGCCGGGCCGGCCCCGCGGCCTCATCCTGGCGCCCACCCGGGAGCTGGCCACCCAGATCACCGACACGCTGCAACCGCTCGCCTCCGCCGCGGGCCTGCGCGTCACGACGATCTTCGGCGGGGTCAAACAGGGCCGCCAGGTCGACGCACTGCGCTCCGGGGTCGACATCGTCGTCGCCTGCCCCGGGCGCCTCGAGGATCTGATGCGGCAGGGCCACGTCAATCTGGGCTCCGTCGAGATCAGCGTCCTCGACGAGGCCGACCACATGGCAGACCTCGGCTTCCTCCCCGGCGTCACGCGGATCCTCTCGGCCACCGATCCCTCCGGGCAGCGCCTGTTGTTCTCCGCCACCCTCGACAACGGCGTGGACAAGCTGGTCAAGCGGTTCATGCACAAGCCCACGCACCACTCGGTGGACCCCGCCGAGTCGCCCGTCGTCGCGATGACCCACCACGTCTACGAGGTCGCCGGAGCCGACGCCAAGAAGGAACTGGTGCGGTACCTCGCCTCGGGCACAGGGCGCCGAATCCTGTTCCTGCGCACCAAGCACCAGGCCAAGAAGCTGGCCAAGCAACTCACCGCCTCCGGCGTCCCGGCCGTCGACCTGCACGGCAACCTCTCGCAGAACGCACGCGACCGCAACCTCGCCGCATTCACGACGGGCGACGTGCGGGTCCTCGTCGCCACGGACATCGCCGCACGCGGAGTGCACGTGGACGAGGTCGAGCTGGTGGTCCACGTCGACCCGCCGGCGGAACACAAGGCGTACCTGCACCGCTCAGGCCGCACCGCCCGCGCGGGCCACAGCGGCGATGTGGTCACGGTCGTGCTCCCCGAGCAGCGCCGCGACGTCGCGCAGCTCCTCCGGAAGGCCCGCATCACGGCGAAGCCGCAGCCGGTGAGCGCCTCGTCCGCCGCCGTCGTGGAACTCGTCGGCGAGGTCGCGCCGTACCGTGAACCGGCGGCACCCGTCGCGCCGCAGAATCCGGCGCAGAACTCCTCGGCAGGCCGGGCCGCCGGGAGCCGCCCCGGAGGCCGCCGGCGCAGCGGCGCCCGGTCCACGAGTGGCCGAGGAGCCAGCGCCCGGACCGCGCGCGGCGGTGCAGGGCGCAGCGGGGAGCAGACCGCCGCCCGCCAGGGGCAGGGTCGACCTCGCCAGGGGCAGAGTCCCTCCAGGCAGGGGCAGGGTCCGTCCCGCCAGGGACAGGGCCGACGCCGGGCCACCCGCGCATCCGGCAGGCCGCAGGGCTGA
- a CDS encoding cold-shock protein has product MAEGTVKWFNAEKGFGFIAPDDGTADVFVHYSEIQTSGFRSLDENQRVSFEVGQGQKGPQATGVTPL; this is encoded by the coding sequence ATGGCAGAAGGCACTGTGAAGTGGTTCAACGCTGAAAAGGGCTTTGGTTTCATCGCCCCCGACGACGGCACCGCCGACGTGTTCGTCCACTACTCGGAGATCCAGACCAGCGGTTTCCGCAGCCTGGACGAGAACCAGCGTGTGAGCTTCGAGGTGGGTCAGGGCCAGAAGGGCCCGCAGGCCACCGGCGTCACCCCGCTCTGA
- a CDS encoding arylsulfatase, whose amino-acid sequence MTDDIGRPGPSCTTGSPGEPSLPSPRGFTGIVTESLPAATPSWPRKPRPGADAPDVIFMLVDDMGYSDIGPFGSEIPTPHLDAVAAEGARLTDFHVTPTCSPTRASLLTGCNSHAVGMGAVANVDDGFPGYAAELPAHQPTIAEAFRDAGYATMAIGKWHLCREQDMHAAGDRNSWPLQRGFDQYYGFLEAQANLHAPAQLYEGNSPVHVTEYPEGYYLTDDLTDRAVGMIAESHASDPGKPLMMYFAHAAVHTPMHIKAGAADRFRGRYDAGWERIRAERRQRQDVLGVVPAGVGTAPLDDETGPDVPAWDSLSDDGRRLAARHMENYAAMIVSIDESVGRIRDIQRRLGRLENTLFVFLSDNGASGGGGGDVGIVNHLSNLDRTHSPTTDERVAEEIGRVDDLGGPTTWPQYSTAWATVANTPFRRHKFSTYRGGHQVSFVMSWPAGLGGLGEENSGRGAVRHQYAHVTDLLPTLAELAGVRVPTTRGGATARPLDGTSMVQALRDGDAPGAHGDQYYECLGERAYYAGEYEAVAQRTPLTPFADDTWALYAVERDPVQLDDVAGEHPGTVADLVSRWEDAAAANMVHPMSNGSPLHFLQRDPAEERLACETVLLPETPPLERFRASQLIDGRSFTVDIELGDGPGDAGGYRQGDEGVLVAHGGQEAGYVLYIEHGLVHLEQNAWGRTITAEPAPVPTGSRRISLRVEAPGKHRWIAALAIDDTVVREAVAMQQLSWLVPFSGLSAGTMHRSPVSWELYRRRGMFPYTGPWQQIVYRPGDHAPDAPAVMLDAIRRMGAATQ is encoded by the coding sequence ATGACTGACGACATCGGCCGTCCCGGCCCTTCCTGCACCACGGGGAGTCCCGGCGAGCCCTCTCTCCCTTCCCCGCGCGGCTTCACGGGCATCGTGACCGAAAGCCTCCCCGCCGCCACCCCGTCCTGGCCGCGGAAACCCCGCCCCGGCGCAGATGCGCCCGACGTCATCTTCATGCTCGTCGACGACATGGGCTACTCGGACATCGGCCCGTTCGGCTCGGAGATCCCCACGCCGCACCTCGACGCGGTGGCCGCGGAGGGCGCCCGGCTGACCGACTTCCACGTCACCCCCACATGCTCGCCCACCCGGGCGTCGCTGCTCACCGGGTGCAACTCGCACGCGGTCGGGATGGGCGCGGTCGCGAACGTCGACGACGGGTTCCCCGGCTACGCGGCCGAGCTGCCCGCCCACCAGCCGACCATCGCCGAGGCGTTCCGCGACGCCGGGTACGCGACGATGGCCATCGGCAAGTGGCACCTGTGCCGCGAGCAGGACATGCACGCCGCCGGAGATCGGAACTCCTGGCCGCTGCAGCGCGGCTTCGACCAGTACTACGGCTTCCTCGAGGCGCAGGCCAATCTGCACGCCCCCGCCCAGCTGTACGAGGGCAACAGCCCGGTCCACGTCACCGAGTACCCCGAAGGGTATTACCTCACGGACGACCTCACAGACCGGGCGGTGGGCATGATCGCCGAATCGCACGCCTCGGACCCGGGCAAGCCGCTGATGATGTACTTCGCCCACGCCGCGGTGCACACGCCGATGCACATCAAGGCCGGCGCCGCCGACCGTTTCCGCGGGCGGTACGACGCCGGGTGGGAACGGATCCGCGCGGAGCGCCGGCAGCGCCAGGACGTGCTCGGGGTGGTGCCGGCCGGCGTCGGCACCGCGCCGCTCGACGACGAGACCGGCCCCGACGTGCCCGCGTGGGACTCGCTCTCCGACGACGGCAGGCGCCTCGCCGCCCGCCACATGGAGAACTACGCGGCGATGATCGTGAGCATCGACGAATCGGTGGGCCGGATCCGCGACATCCAGCGCAGGCTCGGGCGCCTGGAGAACACCCTGTTCGTCTTCCTCTCGGACAACGGCGCCTCCGGCGGCGGAGGCGGAGACGTCGGGATCGTCAACCACCTCTCCAACCTCGACCGCACCCACTCGCCGACCACCGACGAGCGGGTCGCTGAGGAGATCGGCCGGGTCGACGACCTCGGCGGCCCCACGACGTGGCCGCAGTACTCCACCGCGTGGGCCACAGTGGCCAACACCCCGTTCCGGCGGCACAAGTTCAGCACCTATCGCGGAGGGCACCAGGTCTCGTTCGTCATGTCCTGGCCGGCCGGGCTCGGCGGACTCGGCGAGGAGAACTCCGGGCGCGGGGCCGTCCGGCACCAGTACGCGCACGTGACCGACCTGCTGCCGACGCTCGCGGAGCTCGCGGGGGTGCGGGTGCCCACCACCAGGGGCGGCGCCACGGCACGCCCGCTCGACGGCACGTCCATGGTGCAGGCCCTGCGCGATGGTGACGCACCGGGGGCACACGGCGACCAATACTACGAATGCCTCGGTGAACGCGCCTACTACGCAGGCGAATACGAGGCCGTCGCACAGCGCACGCCGCTGACGCCCTTCGCCGACGACACGTGGGCGCTCTACGCGGTGGAGCGGGACCCGGTCCAGCTCGACGACGTGGCAGGCGAGCACCCCGGCACCGTCGCGGATCTCGTCTCGCGTTGGGAGGACGCGGCCGCCGCCAACATGGTCCATCCCATGTCCAACGGCAGCCCCTTGCACTTCCTGCAGCGCGACCCCGCAGAGGAGCGCTTGGCCTGCGAGACCGTCCTGCTGCCCGAGACCCCTCCGCTGGAACGGTTCCGGGCCTCGCAGCTGATCGACGGCCGCTCGTTCACAGTCGACATCGAGCTGGGCGACGGGCCCGGGGACGCCGGGGGTTACCGCCAGGGCGACGAGGGTGTGCTCGTCGCCCATGGAGGGCAGGAGGCGGGGTACGTCCTCTACATCGAGCACGGCCTCGTGCACCTCGAGCAGAACGCGTGGGGACGGACCATCACGGCCGAGCCTGCACCCGTGCCCACCGGCTCCCGCCGCATCAGTCTGCGGGTCGAGGCGCCCGGCAAGCATCGGTGGATCGCAGCGCTCGCCATCGACGACACCGTCGTGCGCGAGGCGGTCGCAATGCAGCAGCTCTCGTGGCTGGTGCCGTTCAGCGGGCTGAGCGCGGGCACGATGCACCGCTCCCCCGTCTCCTGGGAGCTCTACCGTCGCCGCGGCATGTTCCCGTACACCGGGCCGTGGCAGCAGATCGTCTACCGCCCGGGCGACCACGCGCCGGACGCACCGGCGGTCATGCTGGATGCGATCCGGCGGATGGGCGCGGCCACGCAGTAG
- a CDS encoding putative transporter small subunit produces the protein MTTVMMTIYILMWPAMAAVVLVMLTVGVVKDIVQAKRDGVPFV, from the coding sequence GTGACCACAGTGATGATGACGATCTACATCCTGATGTGGCCTGCGATGGCTGCCGTCGTCCTGGTGATGCTCACTGTCGGCGTGGTCAAGGACATCGTGCAGGCCAAGCGTGACGGGGTGCCGTTCGTCTGA
- a CDS encoding sodium:solute symporter family transporter, producing the protein MLVAFFGITFLLTLTIREKKENADGFMVSNGAVGFGLSSSSMTATWIWAASFYAAATAGYKYGISGPIHYGLWGALMILCIYPFGKRFRKIAPHAHTLAEVMHARHGTSSQLLLAVSNVVGSIISITANFTAAGALVYILTPFSFTTGVLVVAIGILSYSIWSGFRAAVLTDAAQLVALMGAAVVIIPVIFFAAGGPDMLRGGLDSFYDAGNPDMANFFSMDAFLYQGAPYMVAVLAYAIGNQTIAQRLFAVRQDKIKSTFVTATFGYAGTVIGLGMLGMLAAMIGLKPTDGDTNNLIPDMAVEFLPGVLIAALFIMVIGSLASTADSDLSALASITMADIYGKNLARGKVNPGTMLLIGRLTMVAATAAGVMFAFASFDILDLLVFVGALWGALVFPVIVSFYWRRMTNVAFTVSVVVALVFFLIARFTLIPMVGAQAVLFEILAAAGAAVVVGLLVFGMLGRIAGFVSGTVMLLTMLPLFIGFLRDYEVLLGSLVSYGVSAIVCSAISMRNKELFDFDVIDERVVLFQQEQEEMRKQGEDAVRAAASGARPEATPQAAAGGTAVATLERDEAATAESGADGSETTNDTEALGGDDK; encoded by the coding sequence TTGCTCGTAGCATTTTTCGGAATCACCTTTCTGCTCACCCTGACAATCCGCGAAAAGAAAGAGAACGCCGACGGATTCATGGTGTCCAACGGCGCCGTCGGTTTCGGGCTCTCGTCGTCGTCGATGACGGCGACGTGGATCTGGGCGGCATCGTTCTACGCCGCCGCCACCGCGGGCTACAAGTACGGAATCTCGGGCCCCATCCACTACGGCTTGTGGGGCGCGTTGATGATCCTGTGCATCTACCCGTTCGGCAAGAGGTTCCGCAAGATCGCGCCGCACGCGCACACCCTGGCCGAGGTGATGCACGCACGGCACGGCACTTCCAGTCAGCTCCTGCTGGCGGTGTCCAACGTGGTCGGCAGCATCATCAGCATCACCGCCAACTTCACCGCCGCCGGCGCGCTGGTCTACATCCTCACGCCGTTCAGCTTCACCACGGGCGTTCTCGTGGTGGCCATCGGCATCCTGTCGTACAGCATCTGGTCGGGCTTCCGCGCCGCGGTGCTCACCGATGCCGCGCAGCTCGTCGCGTTGATGGGCGCCGCGGTCGTCATCATCCCGGTGATCTTCTTCGCCGCGGGCGGCCCGGACATGCTCCGCGGCGGGCTTGATTCGTTCTACGACGCGGGCAACCCCGATATGGCGAACTTCTTCTCCATGGACGCCTTCCTGTACCAGGGCGCGCCCTACATGGTCGCCGTGCTCGCCTACGCGATCGGCAACCAGACCATCGCCCAGCGACTGTTCGCGGTACGCCAGGACAAGATCAAATCGACGTTCGTCACCGCCACCTTCGGTTACGCCGGCACCGTCATCGGTCTGGGCATGCTGGGCATGCTCGCCGCGATGATCGGGCTCAAGCCCACCGACGGGGACACCAACAACCTCATCCCCGACATGGCCGTGGAATTCCTTCCCGGCGTCCTCATCGCCGCGCTGTTCATCATGGTGATCGGCTCGCTCGCGTCCACCGCGGACTCCGACCTCTCGGCCCTCGCCTCGATCACGATGGCCGACATCTACGGCAAGAACCTCGCTCGCGGCAAGGTCAACCCGGGCACGATGCTGCTCATCGGCCGTCTGACGATGGTCGCGGCGACCGCGGCCGGCGTGATGTTCGCGTTCGCAAGCTTCGACATCCTGGACCTGCTCGTGTTCGTCGGCGCCCTGTGGGGTGCGCTGGTGTTCCCGGTGATCGTGAGTTTCTACTGGCGGCGCATGACCAATGTCGCGTTCACGGTGTCGGTGGTCGTGGCGCTCGTGTTCTTCCTCATCGCCCGCTTCACCTTGATCCCCATGGTCGGTGCGCAGGCGGTGCTGTTCGAGATCCTGGCCGCCGCCGGTGCCGCCGTCGTCGTGGGCCTGCTGGTGTTCGGCATGCTCGGACGCATCGCAGGATTCGTTTCCGGCACCGTCATGCTCCTGACGATGCTGCCGTTGTTCATCGGGTTCCTCCGCGACTACGAGGTGCTGCTGGGGTCGCTCGTCTCCTACGGGGTCAGTGCGATCGTGTGCAGCGCCATCAGCATGCGGAACAAGGAGCTGTTCGACTTCGACGTCATCGATGAGCGCGTGGTGCTGTTCCAGCAGGAGCAGGAGGAGATGCGCAAGCAGGGCGAGGACGCGGTCCGTGCCGCTGCGTCGGGCGCGCGCCCCGAAGCGACTCCCCAGGCCGCCGCGGGCGGGACCGCCGTCGCGACGCTGGAGCGCGATGAAGCCGCCACGGCCGAGTCCGGAGCCGACGGTTCCGAAACCACAAACGACACCGAAGCCCTTGGAGGAGATGACAAGTGA
- a CDS encoding SDR family NAD(P)-dependent oxidoreductase, translated as MLSITWSVLARGSHVMYCGRGGEGRVTGLTGTPSAGGDGAVVIIGGTGGIGSAVVRAFLRDGAPVCLTYHRNRGRADTLLAEAGAASGASAESAALPLDLADLDAVAAFAEDAGRRFAAIRTVVYAAGPLVRQRHLSRVAPAEMRDVLVGDSAAFFAVAHAFLPALRESGGSIVAVTSAAGRRFAVRDGMSVVPKASVEAIVTGLAVEEGRFGVRANCVGPGMLSDGMAQALAAAGDLDDAALEAARVNTPLRRFGTCADIAEAVRFLASDRAGFITGQKLDVDGGYGA; from the coding sequence ATGCTGAGCATCACATGGTCGGTGCTGGCGCGCGGGAGTCACGTGATGTACTGCGGCCGGGGAGGGGAAGGACGGGTGACGGGGTTGACGGGCACGCCATCGGCGGGCGGAGACGGCGCAGTCGTGATCATCGGCGGAACCGGCGGGATCGGCAGCGCCGTCGTCCGGGCGTTCCTGCGGGACGGCGCACCGGTGTGCCTGACCTACCACCGCAACAGGGGACGGGCGGACACGCTGCTCGCCGAGGCCGGTGCGGCGTCGGGTGCAAGCGCGGAATCGGCCGCGTTGCCGCTCGACCTCGCCGACCTCGACGCGGTGGCGGCGTTCGCGGAGGATGCGGGTCGCAGGTTCGCCGCGATCCGCACAGTGGTCTATGCGGCAGGCCCTTTGGTGCGGCAACGGCATCTCAGCCGCGTCGCACCGGCGGAGATGCGTGATGTGCTCGTCGGTGACAGTGCCGCGTTCTTCGCCGTCGCCCACGCATTCCTGCCGGCGCTGCGCGAATCGGGCGGATCGATCGTCGCGGTGACTTCGGCCGCAGGCCGGCGCTTCGCCGTCCGTGACGGCATGTCGGTGGTGCCCAAGGCCTCGGTGGAGGCGATCGTGACAGGGCTGGCGGTGGAGGAGGGCCGGTTTGGTGTGCGTGCCAACTGCGTCGGCCCGGGCATGCTGTCGGACGGGATGGCGCAGGCCCTGGCCGCCGCGGGCGACCTGGACGACGCCGCCCTGGAAGCGGCCCGCGTCAACACCCCTCTGCGCCGGTTCGGCACGTGCGCCGACATCGCGGAGGCCGTGCGGTTCCTCGCGTCGGACCGTGCCGGCTTCATCACGGGGCAGAAGCTGGACGTGGACGGCGGGTACGGAGCCTGA
- a CDS encoding DNA polymerase III subunit gamma and tau, which yields MALYRKYRPAAFAEVVGQEHVTEPLSAALESGRINHAYLFSGPRGCGKTSSARILARSLNCVEGPTATPCGVCRSCVALGPGGAGNLDVVELDAASHGGVDDTRDLRDKAFYAPAESRYRVFIVDEAHMVTNAGFNALLKIVEEPPEHLIFVFATTEPEKVLPTIRSRTHHYPFRLLPPMVMRGLLDRICEQEHVTVEDAVYPLVIRAGGGSPRDTLSVLDQLLAGAGPEGITYGRALALLGVTDVALIDDAVDALAVDDGAAIFETVNRLIEAGLDPRRFASDLLDRLRDLIVLRAVPDAGERGLVDAPGDALERMREEAERIGPATLTRYAEVVHDSLTDMRGATAPRLLLEVMCARLLLPAASDESSAMLQRIERLERGGGAGVAAPAGSAGAGAAAVSGSPAGGAPESGGSGEERPVPRFVRPSQRRATQETAPPRHDPPQEKSAVPEPTAPQNTAPAPVPTAPVIEEPAVAEPAVDEPTSAVATAEQPDAPDPAPVQSAPAGQADAPGPVVEDEPQAPEAPQPPEEQAAAGGRPDAVAVRAAWPEVRAAIRSRSRTVEVMLAEAVVKRVDDDVVVLAHPSPPLATRLAEPHNAQLIREAIGHVYGGEWRLAVENDSGPAQAGGPPQTTRAQRASRQAQAGAQAPQGYSRPSQAARAEPAPVRGEGAAPQGSAGTHHGPVRGGGGHAGRHRRFDSCRTGGRSAGRGRRGSARRGRPAGGGLCTALRRSGGRRGDDGRSGRRTGGDRRAPGP from the coding sequence GTGGCGCTTTACCGGAAGTATCGACCGGCGGCCTTCGCGGAGGTCGTGGGACAAGAGCACGTCACAGAGCCGCTCAGCGCGGCCCTGGAGTCGGGGCGGATCAACCATGCCTATCTGTTCTCGGGGCCGCGCGGCTGTGGCAAGACGTCGTCCGCGCGCATCCTCGCCCGGTCGCTGAACTGCGTGGAGGGCCCGACGGCCACACCATGCGGCGTGTGCCGGTCGTGTGTCGCCCTGGGGCCCGGAGGGGCGGGCAACCTGGACGTCGTCGAGCTCGACGCGGCCAGCCACGGCGGCGTGGATGACACCCGAGACCTGCGTGACAAGGCCTTCTACGCGCCGGCGGAGTCGCGTTACCGGGTGTTCATCGTCGACGAAGCCCACATGGTCACCAATGCCGGTTTCAATGCGCTGCTCAAGATCGTCGAGGAGCCGCCGGAGCACCTGATCTTCGTGTTCGCCACCACGGAGCCCGAGAAGGTGCTGCCGACGATCCGGTCGCGCACCCACCACTATCCGTTCCGGCTGCTGCCGCCGATGGTGATGCGCGGACTGCTCGACCGCATCTGCGAGCAGGAGCATGTCACCGTGGAGGACGCGGTGTATCCGCTCGTCATCCGCGCGGGCGGAGGTTCGCCGCGTGACACGCTCAGCGTGCTCGACCAGTTGTTGGCGGGCGCCGGGCCGGAGGGCATCACCTACGGTCGTGCGCTGGCTTTGCTGGGGGTCACGGACGTCGCCTTGATCGACGACGCCGTGGACGCGCTCGCGGTGGACGATGGAGCGGCCATCTTCGAGACGGTCAACCGGCTGATCGAGGCCGGGCTCGATCCGCGTCGCTTCGCGTCCGACCTGCTGGACCGACTCCGGGATCTCATCGTGCTGCGGGCGGTGCCCGACGCCGGGGAGCGCGGGCTCGTCGACGCCCCGGGGGACGCGCTGGAACGCATGCGTGAGGAGGCCGAGCGCATCGGTCCCGCCACGCTCACCCGGTACGCGGAGGTCGTCCACGATTCGCTCACGGACATGCGCGGCGCCACCGCCCCGCGCCTGTTGCTGGAGGTGATGTGCGCGCGGCTGCTTCTGCCCGCGGCGTCCGACGAGTCGTCGGCGATGTTGCAGCGGATCGAACGCCTCGAACGCGGAGGGGGTGCCGGTGTCGCGGCGCCGGCAGGTTCCGCGGGTGCGGGTGCGGCAGCCGTGTCCGGTTCCCCGGCCGGGGGTGCTCCGGAATCGGGCGGTAGCGGTGAGGAGCGGCCGGTGCCGCGCTTCGTCCGCCCGTCGCAGCGCCGGGCCACTCAGGAGACCGCGCCGCCGCGGCACGACCCGCCGCAGGAGAAGAGCGCAGTCCCCGAGCCCACGGCACCGCAGAACACGGCACCCGCTCCCGTGCCCACGGCGCCGGTCATCGAGGAGCCGGCAGTCGCGGAACCGGCTGTCGATGAACCCACCAGTGCGGTCGCGACGGCCGAGCAGCCGGATGCACCGGATCCGGCCCCCGTGCAATCTGCTCCCGCAGGGCAGGCCGATGCGCCCGGTCCCGTCGTCGAGGACGAGCCGCAGGCGCCTGAAGCGCCACAGCCGCCCGAGGAGCAGGCTGCGGCGGGAGGCCGTCCCGACGCGGTGGCCGTCCGCGCCGCATGGCCGGAGGTGCGCGCGGCGATCCGTTCGCGCAGCCGCACCGTCGAGGTGATGCTGGCGGAAGCAGTGGTCAAGCGCGTGGACGACGACGTGGTGGTGCTCGCGCACCCGTCCCCGCCGTTGGCCACCAGGCTTGCCGAGCCGCACAACGCACAGCTCATCCGCGAGGCGATCGGGCACGTGTACGGCGGCGAATGGCGGCTTGCCGTGGAGAACGACAGCGGGCCGGCACAGGCCGGGGGGCCGCCGCAGACCACCCGTGCACAGCGGGCTTCGCGGCAGGCGCAGGCCGGTGCGCAGGCGCCGCAGGGTTATTCGCGGCCGAGTCAGGCGGCGCGCGCCGAACCCGCTCCCGTGCGGGGCGAGGGAGCCGCACCTCAAGGCTCCGCCGGCACACACCACGGCCCGGTCCGCGGAGGTGGCGGCCACGCCGGCCGGCACCGGCGGTTCGACTCCTGTCGAACCGGGGGACGGTCCGCAGGACGCGGGCGCCGCGGCTCCGCGCGACGAGGACGCCCCGCCGGAGGAGGGCTCTGCACCGCCCTTCGACGAAGCGGCGGCCGAAGAGGAGATGATGGCCGAAGCGGCCGCCGGACCGGGGGTGACCGCAGAGCGCCGGGACCCTGA